A DNA window from Hordeum vulgare subsp. vulgare chromosome 1H, MorexV3_pseudomolecules_assembly, whole genome shotgun sequence contains the following coding sequences:
- the LOC123436040 gene encoding 60S ribosomal export protein NMD3 yields the protein MMPGSAPPAAGSGMFVPTQTAGTVLCCMCGVSMQPNPANMCARCLRARVDITEGVPRNAAVVYCPDCFSYLQPPRSWLRAGPESPELLQILLRRLKHPLARLRVSLSGAEFVFSEPHSKRLRLKLRLRREVLNGIVLEQTHPVEFVVHDRLCDSCARAQANPDQWVAVVQLRQHVPHRRTFLYLEQLLIKHGQAALAIRVASAPGGLDFFFGSRSHAARLVDFLGTVAPIQTNTAKQLVSHDTKSFIYNYKYTFSVEICPICREDLIALSPKASRDLGGLGPLVLCTKVTNAIALLDPLTLRVHHLEEKKYRVYNFKAALTSKQLVQYMVLDIEPESPEITIDGSRYQLAYAQVARMSDFGKNDTVFTVRTHLGHRLNPGDLALGYDLYGANMNDDDMDKALLRQNLPEVILVKKSYEKRRRTRRWKLKRLPVEEDLGNKAKGEEDRREDEYKKFLDDLELDPDLRLAINLYKNEDYRSEMASTVGDDLPTVPIEELIEDLTLGDDEEEEEEDGADAGMVE from the coding sequence ATGATGCCGGGGTCAGCACCGCCGGCCGCCGGGAGCGGCATGTTCGTGCCGACGCAGACGGCGGGCACGGTGCTCTGCTGCATGTGCGGCGTCTCCATGCAGCCCAACCCGGCCAACATGTGCGCCCGCTGCCTCCGGGCGCGCGTCGACATCACCGAGGGCGTCCCGCGCAACGCCGCCGTCGTCTACTGCCCcgactgcttctcctacctccagccgccGCGCTCCTGGCTCCGCGCCGGCCCGGAGTCCCCCGAGCTCCTGCAGATCCTCCTGCGCCGCCTCAAGCACCCGCTCGCCCGCCTCCGGGTCTCGCTCTCGGGCGCCGAGTTCGTCTTCTCCGAGCCCCACTCCAAGCGCCTCCGCCTCAAGCTGCGCCTCCGCCGCGAGGTCCTCAACGGCATCGTCCTCGAGCAGACCCACCCCGTCGAGTTCGTCGTCCACGACCGCCTCTGCGACTCGTGCGCCCGCGCCCAGGCCAACCCCGACCAGTGGGTCGCCGTCGTCCAGCTCCGCCAGCACGTCCCGCACCGCCGCACCTTCCTCTACCTCGAGCAGCTCCTCATCAAGCATGGCCAGGCCGCGCTCGCCATCCGCGTCGCCTCCGCGCCCGGCGGCCTCGACTTCTTCTTCGGCTCGCGCTCGCACGCCGCCCGCCTCGTCGACTTCCTTGGTACGGTCGCTCCCATCCAGACCAACACAGCCAAGCAGCTCGTCTCACATGACACAAAGAGTTTTATCTATAACTACAAGTACACTTTCTCGGTCGAGATCTGCCCCATATGCCGTGAGGACCTGATTGCCCTCAGCCCCAAGGCGTCCCGTGATCTTGGTGGGCTAGGCCCGCTCGTCCTCTGCACCAAGGTCACCAATGCCATTGCGCTGCTTGACCCCCTCACTCTGCGTGTGCACCATCTGGAGGAGAAGAAGTACAGGGTGTACAACTTCAAGGCCGCTCTGACTAGCAAGCAGCTCGTGCAGTACATGGTGCTTGATATTGAGCCAGAGTCACCTGAGATCACCATTGATGGATCTCGGTACCAGCTGGCATATGCGCAGGTTGCCCGGATGTCTGATTTTGGGAAAAATGATACTGTGTTTACAGTACGAACTCATCTTGGGCACCGTCTGAACCCTGGGGACCTTGCCCTTGGGTATGATCTCTACGGTGCCAACatgaatgatgatgatatggacaaGGCTTTATTACGCCAGAATTTGCCTGAAGTGATTCTTGTCAAGAAGAGCTATGAGAAGAGGCGACGCACACGCAGATGGAAGCTGAAGAGGCTGCCTGTTGAGGAAGACCTTGGGAACAAGGCCAAGGGTGAGGAAGATAGGAGGGAAGATGAGTATAAAAAATTCCTTGATGATTTGGAGCTCGATCCAGATCTAAGGCTTGCGATAAATCTGTACAAGAACGAGGACTACAGGTCAGAAATGGCATCcacggttggtgatgatctccctACTGTGCCAATTGAGGAGTTGATTGAGGACCTAACCCTtggtgatgatgaggaggaagaggaggaagatggtgCAGATGCTGGTATGGTGGAATGA
- the LOC123436056 gene encoding protein DGS1, mitochondrial: protein MATSPPRSPNAGDRPETADLAVAAAPAQPARIWNSLIARLPTLPNSLLLAAASELLRRLLVVRRRRRRRRRPSLPLPIYDDAGSSARVSGEMPKAFAILEDIVQHTLSDLHSIQKSLLYWKSKAEGTNSHKMYFMIFERGPRAFLEATCQTLTRLRSNGSPSEYLLGSASDIVSVKLAVLTNMQHRLAAFLAEVYSEVDRCREGLTESSDKSLHTLFVILNTVFPKLEVSLTNASEGQTLPFTNDGNSSQLIFERLPEVDVESPQWSEALATDAISLIYQNLQKLDSFVSSQLSSHKKPRNMTIYWLPYTCGAIGLSACSLWLLRHSSLMGSSDMDNWIQDAKESVAGFWDEHVERPVISIRDELFETFKRTDKRVMEREEVQLTEESLHRMLITFCEQTSKEKLAQDASLQELLEIVMKRYEKESMHPIQNLFSGELARAMLIQVQKLKLDLQEAMLELDQILKANEINFAILAALPAFGLLLLLLFLVRAWALHDQGAEGRGRIARHQRWQLLIDVERRLKEFKKCMINEMDEEASCKFGLTLYTLDRLYKAVEVHAKETGEWSSLRDDMFNLAKPNVGVADKLDVLKGLKWNYACLRPSLS, encoded by the exons ATGGCGACCTCACCGCCGCGGAGCCCTAACGCAGGCGATCGGCCCGAGACCGCTGACCTCGCTGTCGCCGCCGCTCCGGCACAGCCCGCTCGAATATGGAACTCCCTCATCGCCCGCCTCCCTACGCTACCAAACTCCCTcctcctagccgccgcctccGAGCTCCTCCGCCGCCTCTTGGTGGTCCgcagacgccgccgccgccgccgccgcccttctCTCCCACTCCCCATCTACGATGACGCCGGCAGCTCCGCCCG GGTTTCTGGTGAGATGCCCAAAGCTTTTGCCATCTTAGAAGATATCGTGCAGCATACTTTGTCTGATTTGCATAGCATTCAGAAGAGCTTACTTTATTGGAAGTCCAAAGCTGAG ggaacaaactcacATAAAATGTACTTTATGATCTTTGAAAGAGGTCCAAGGGCCTTCCTGGAAGCAACATGTCAAACACTAACTAGACTCAGAAGCAATGGAAGTCCATCCGAGTACCTTTTAGGCTCTGCATCTGATATTGTCTCAGTAAAACTTGCTGTCCTGACGAATATGCAACATCGATTGGCTGCTTTTCTGGCTGAG GTTTACTCTGAAGTTGATAGATGCAGAGAAGGATTAACTGAAAGTTCAGATAAATCCCTACATACACTATTTGTTATTTTGAACACCGTCTTCCCCAAATTGGAGGTATCTCTTACAAATGCTAGCGAG GGGCAAACTCTACCATTCACTAATGACGGAAACTCGTCTCAACTTATCTTTGAAAGATTGCCAGAGGTTGATGTTGAAAGTCCACAATGGAGTGAGGCCTTAGCAACAGATGCTATTAGTCTGATCTATCAAAACCTCCAGAAGTTAGATAGTTTTGTTTCCTCTCAG CTTTCAAGTCATAAAAAGCCAAGAAATATGACCATATACTGGTTACCCTACACGTGTGGAGCAATTGGCCTGTCTGCATGTTCCCTATGGCTTTTGCGCCATAGTAGCTTGATGGGAAGTTCTGACATGGACAACTGGATTCAAGATGCTAAGGAATCGGTTGCTGGATTTTGGGATGAACATGTTGAGAGACCA GTCATTTCCATTAGAGATGAGCTATTCGAGACATTCAAGCGAACAGATAAACGTGTAATGGAAAGGGAAGAGGTCCAACTAACCGAAGAATCATTGCACAG GATGTTAATTACCTTTTGTGAGCAAACTTCAAAGGAAAAACTGGCACAAGATGCATCATTGCAGGAGTTGCTGGAGATTGTCATGAAAAG ATACGAGAAGGAATCTATGCATCCAATTCAGAATTTGTTCAGTGGAGAATTAGCACGTGCCATGCTTATTCag GTTCAGAAGCTAAAACTGGATCTTCAGGA GGCAATGCTGGAACTGGATCAGATTCTCAAGGCAAATGAGATAAACTTTGCTattcttgcagctctgcctgcatTTGGTCTTCTGCTTCTCCTGTTGTTTTTAGTGCGAGCATGGGCATTGCAT GACCAAGGTGCAGAGGGAAGAGGAAGGATTGCACGTCATCAGCGGTGGCAGCTGCTCATAGATGTAGAGCGAAGACTCAAGGAGTTTAAGAAATGCATGATTAATGAAATG GACGAGGAGGCGAGCTGCAAATTCGGATTGACTCTGTACACCCTTGACAGATTATACAAGGCCGTTGAGGTGCATGCGAAGGAAACGGGCGAGTGGTCGAG CTTGAGAGATGACATGTTTAATCTAGCAAAGCCTAATGTTGGAGTGGCGGACAAGCTGGATGTTCTCAAAGGGCTGAAGTGGAATTACGCCTGCCTACGTCCATCGCTGTCATGA